The proteins below are encoded in one region of Sulfolobus islandicus Y.N.15.51:
- a CDS encoding class I SAM-dependent methyltransferase family protein, with the protein MKTERLNAYFPGVRSYYIIGEIAIVTPKRVNVDYNLVAQKIMQAHPKIKAVYLKKKVKGELRTNELEFLSGERISSTIYKENGVLFYVDIVTVYVNPSLSGDRLKNVELVEEGSIILDAFTGYGAIALNIAHKKRAYIVAGDVNINGLYMLKKSLSLNKIKGMIDIVQYDAHYLPFRDKVFKLSFGDNPTLIIDFKEELCRVSENVVFYILCESKDKANSSLGKTEWVKINDYSKNLFIFKGVVRC; encoded by the coding sequence ATGAAGACTGAAAGGCTTAACGCGTATTTCCCTGGCGTGAGAAGTTATTACATTATAGGCGAGATAGCTATAGTAACTCCTAAACGAGTTAACGTTGATTATAATTTAGTTGCTCAGAAGATTATGCAAGCTCATCCTAAGATAAAGGCCGTATATCTTAAAAAGAAGGTAAAAGGCGAATTAAGAACAAACGAATTAGAATTTCTATCTGGAGAAAGAATATCCAGCACAATCTACAAGGAGAACGGAGTATTATTTTATGTAGATATAGTCACGGTTTATGTTAATCCTTCTCTTTCTGGGGATAGACTAAAAAATGTGGAACTTGTTGAAGAAGGAAGTATTATATTAGATGCTTTTACTGGTTATGGTGCTATTGCACTAAATATAGCTCATAAAAAAAGGGCTTATATTGTTGCTGGGGATGTTAATATCAACGGATTGTATATGCTCAAGAAGTCTTTAAGTCTGAATAAGATAAAAGGTATGATAGATATCGTTCAATATGATGCGCATTATCTGCCATTTAGGGACAAGGTCTTTAAGTTATCTTTTGGAGATAATCCTACTTTGATAATTGATTTCAAAGAAGAGTTGTGCAGAGTTTCTGAAAATGTCGTATTTTACATTTTGTGCGAATCCAAAGATAAGGCAAATTCAAGTTTAGGTAAAACTGAGTGGGTTAAGATCAACGACTATTCTAAGAATCTCTTTATCTTCAAGGGGGTTGTCAGATGCTAA
- a CDS encoding D-aminoacyl-tRNA deacylase gives MDIKLVYSTSDPVGLTIKKLGYSFEEIDEDVTDFHYKNGEAIVIFSRHESKASIPSLTVHYPGNPSEEVMGGEPKKLGIAYPRLLTSILREIKKIDLDIEKTMEATHHGPTYQNVPVIFVEIGSDKTYWTNERIVRTLVDSTLKGIDKVDETDCRDYISGFGGPHYSKLFTKLADESCIGHVISKHYVDKLDDKVIIQAIANSVNNINKVVIDSLNLKQRERIIAALKSFDIHIQLR, from the coding sequence ATGGACATTAAGCTAGTTTACTCTACTTCAGATCCAGTGGGTTTGACGATAAAAAAACTTGGATATAGTTTCGAAGAGATTGATGAAGATGTAACAGATTTTCACTACAAGAATGGTGAGGCTATAGTAATTTTTTCTAGGCATGAAAGTAAGGCAAGCATTCCCTCACTAACAGTACATTATCCTGGTAATCCATCTGAAGAAGTTATGGGTGGAGAGCCTAAAAAACTCGGAATAGCTTATCCTAGGTTACTTACTTCGATTTTAAGAGAAATTAAAAAAATAGATCTAGATATAGAGAAAACTATGGAGGCTACTCATCATGGCCCTACATATCAAAACGTTCCAGTAATATTCGTAGAGATTGGTAGTGACAAGACGTATTGGACTAACGAGAGAATAGTCAGAACTTTAGTTGATTCAACTCTAAAAGGTATTGATAAGGTTGACGAGACAGATTGCAGAGATTACATTTCAGGTTTCGGTGGACCCCACTATTCTAAGCTTTTTACTAAGTTAGCTGACGAGAGTTGTATAGGCCATGTGATTTCTAAGCATTATGTTGATAAGTTGGATGACAAGGTTATAATTCAAGCTATAGCCAATTCTGTGAATAATATTAATAAAGTCGTTATCGATAGCTTAAACTTAAAGCAGAGAGAACGAATTATAGCGGCTCTAAAAAGCTTTGATATTCATATTCAGCTTAGATAG
- a CDS encoding 2,3-diphosphoglycerate-dependent phosphoglycerate mutase → MTIIIFIRHGQSTSNVSKILSHDINTYPLTEEGVTQAKDAGKELMKLKVEKIYTSPVLRAYQTALIIGETLGIFPIVDQRLRERSLGELNNTTFDPNDHWKLKVFKKQMEIKGLESWEDMTKRMKSFLESVINKDNNVIAAVSHSDPIRAIVTYILDMDDISGWGVRIPNASLTILRCENNIDSCKVLSIGSPLLTPQILSKLNMNIKAF, encoded by the coding sequence ATGACAATAATTATTTTCATTAGGCATGGGCAAAGTACCTCTAACGTTAGTAAAATACTTAGCCATGATATTAACACCTATCCTCTCACGGAAGAGGGTGTTACACAAGCAAAGGATGCTGGGAAGGAACTTATGAAATTAAAAGTTGAAAAAATATACACTAGTCCAGTTCTAAGAGCATATCAGACTGCGCTTATCATTGGTGAAACCTTAGGAATTTTTCCAATAGTAGATCAAAGATTAAGAGAAAGATCCTTAGGAGAATTGAATAACACCACTTTTGATCCAAATGACCACTGGAAGTTGAAGGTCTTTAAAAAACAAATGGAGATTAAAGGTCTGGAAAGTTGGGAAGATATGACAAAGAGAATGAAAAGCTTCCTCGAATCCGTTATAAATAAAGATAATAATGTAATAGCTGCTGTATCGCACTCCGATCCTATAAGAGCTATAGTTACGTACATACTTGATATGGACGATATTAGTGGATGGGGAGTGAGAATACCTAATGCTAGCTTGACTATCTTGAGATGTGAAAATAACATAGATAGTTGCAAAGTCCTTAGTATAGGTTCACCACTACTAACTCCACAAATACTATCTAAGCTGAATATGAATATCAAAGCTTTTTAG
- the trxA gene encoding thioredoxin has protein sequence MNDELNDPELQKILSKKANQILNSLKEKVEEPVKHLNSKNFEEFITKNKIVVVDFWAEWCAPCFILAPIIEELANDYPQVAFGKLNTEENQDIVMRYGIMSLPTVMFFKNGEPVDQILGAVPREEIEVRIKALLE, from the coding sequence ATGAATGACGAACTAAATGACCCAGAATTACAAAAAATCCTCTCTAAAAAAGCAAATCAAATACTCAACAGCTTGAAGGAGAAGGTTGAAGAGCCAGTAAAACATCTCAATTCCAAAAACTTTGAAGAATTTATAACTAAAAACAAAATAGTAGTTGTTGACTTTTGGGCAGAATGGTGTGCACCATGCTTTATATTGGCTCCAATAATAGAAGAACTCGCCAATGATTATCCTCAAGTAGCTTTTGGAAAATTAAACACTGAAGAGAACCAAGATATTGTAATGAGATATGGAATAATGAGCCTTCCAACTGTAATGTTCTTTAAGAATGGAGAACCCGTAGACCAAATACTAGGAGCAGTACCCAGAGAGGAAATAGAGGTAAGAATAAAGGCATTATTAGAGTGA
- a CDS encoding menaquinone biosynthesis family protein, whose translation MVTIRVGALADSGDLYPFIPLMEGKVRPEGFNLEFEVIPTVQDINEAVLKKEVDVSVPSAAMYPYIQDDYYILSNAVATAVDGITGMPILAIKEMSENEIKRSRLIVHGPNTTAFTLYKLLMGKYGRLVIIRRVLDEIKALGKEGDVLVAVHEIKMMYTLKKLGINVVRIGSMWDMWKAISNNTPMPMGMVVISKEVGKDFALKFKETYEKSKKYAEKHLDEIIPRDVQIMRESQKVDLDEEIVRKTIWADIQEYNVPVDEVRRGLEFFFKISEERGILPRVKSIDLL comes from the coding sequence ATGGTAACAATAAGAGTAGGGGCACTTGCAGATTCTGGAGACCTTTATCCTTTTATACCATTAATGGAGGGAAAAGTTAGACCAGAAGGCTTCAACTTAGAGTTTGAAGTAATACCTACTGTTCAAGATATCAATGAAGCGGTATTAAAGAAAGAGGTGGATGTTTCAGTTCCATCTGCTGCAATGTATCCATACATACAAGATGACTATTACATTCTAAGTAATGCTGTGGCAACTGCAGTGGATGGTATAACTGGTATGCCAATTTTAGCAATAAAAGAAATGAGTGAGAACGAAATAAAGAGAAGCAGGCTAATAGTTCATGGACCGAACACTACCGCGTTTACATTATATAAGCTACTTATGGGAAAATATGGAAGGTTAGTCATAATTAGAAGAGTATTGGACGAAATAAAAGCCCTGGGAAAGGAGGGGGATGTGTTAGTGGCAGTTCATGAAATAAAGATGATGTACACTCTAAAGAAGTTGGGAATTAATGTAGTTAGAATAGGTAGCATGTGGGATATGTGGAAAGCTATTTCAAATAATACACCAATGCCAATGGGCATGGTGGTAATTTCTAAAGAAGTTGGAAAGGACTTTGCACTTAAATTTAAAGAGACCTACGAGAAAAGTAAGAAATATGCAGAGAAACACTTAGATGAAATAATACCAAGAGATGTTCAAATAATGAGAGAATCGCAAAAAGTGGACCTTGATGAAGAGATAGTAAGAAAGACGATCTGGGCTGATATACAAGAGTACAATGTTCCAGTTGATGAGGTAAGAAGAGGATTAGAGTTCTTCTTTAAGATAAGTGAGGAAAGAGGAATATTACCTAGAGTAAAGAGTATTGACTTGCTCTAA
- a CDS encoding DUF371 domain-containing protein, translating to MIAIDKIKIKGHYNIRGLHKTTLEITKDHYLTTRGDCIIGILANKGARDLSESFKKIARNDERFIYAVIRVKELFDIIHGRGSSKFTFENQNKIIFRKSTFIEGSTVMIRSDKASRDINREIINLLKTEVEGEVHILASDNPLEDKEILRIVVDLNPLSFT from the coding sequence TTGATAGCAATAGACAAGATAAAGATCAAGGGGCATTATAACATTAGAGGATTACATAAGACCACATTAGAAATAACTAAGGATCATTATCTTACGACTAGAGGAGACTGTATAATAGGAATATTAGCCAATAAAGGTGCAAGAGATCTAAGTGAAAGCTTCAAAAAGATTGCTAGAAACGATGAAAGGTTTATTTACGCGGTGATTAGGGTGAAAGAGCTCTTTGACATAATTCACGGTAGAGGTTCATCTAAATTTACTTTTGAGAATCAAAATAAGATTATATTCAGAAAATCTACTTTTATAGAAGGATCAACAGTAATGATAAGATCAGATAAAGCATCAAGAGATATAAATAGAGAAATAATTAACTTGCTTAAAACTGAAGTTGAGGGAGAAGTTCATATTTTAGCATCTGACAACCCCCTTGAAGATAAAGAGATTCTTAGAATAGTCGTTGATCTTAACCCACTCAGTTTTACCTAA
- a CDS encoding ribonuclease P protein component 4, producing MRIKNKIKKRIIELIELAYITARKGDLELAREYIKLAEMYSRKGRIKIPLKYKRMFCRKCYTPLITGVTERRRIRSKILIRTCLICNWQRRYVLSRNKGSNKEN from the coding sequence GTGAGAATAAAAAACAAGATTAAGAAGAGAATTATTGAGCTTATTGAGCTGGCTTACATTACTGCAAGGAAGGGAGATTTGGAGTTAGCAAGAGAATATATAAAATTAGCCGAAATGTATTCGAGAAAAGGTAGAATTAAAATTCCTTTAAAGTACAAACGCATGTTTTGTAGAAAATGTTATACACCCCTTATTACTGGTGTGACCGAGAGAAGGAGAATTAGGTCAAAGATTTTAATTAGAACATGTCTTATTTGTAATTGGCAAAGGAGATATGTACTCTCAAGAAATAAAGGATCTAATAAAGAAAACTAG
- a CDS encoding NAD(P)/FAD-dependent oxidoreductase, translating into MNEYDMVIIGGGPVGLFGTFYAGLRDMKALLIDAQDELGGQLVSLYPEKIVYDVGGLAGIQAYELAQRLIEQAKMFGPDIRVNEWADMIEKTSDNMWIVKTDKGSYKTKTIFIAAGIGKIVPSRLGAKGEIEYENKGVYYTVRRKKDFEGKRILVVGGGDSAVDWALNLAPVAKSVTLIHRRDQFRAHERSVKELFRVANVYVWHELKEIKGDGNKVTQAIIFDNRTKEEKVLNVDSVIISIGYKGDLGNIPKWGVNMKGRDIVVNGKMETNLLGVYAGGDIVQLEGSPKLALIAVGFAHAAIAISVAKKYVEPSASLFAGHSSEMDKFKPK; encoded by the coding sequence GTGAATGAGTACGATATGGTTATAATCGGTGGTGGTCCAGTAGGTCTATTTGGAACTTTTTATGCAGGATTAAGAGATATGAAAGCATTATTGATAGATGCTCAAGATGAGTTGGGAGGTCAATTGGTTTCATTGTATCCGGAGAAAATTGTATATGATGTTGGTGGTTTAGCAGGGATTCAAGCCTATGAATTAGCTCAAAGGCTAATTGAGCAAGCTAAAATGTTTGGTCCAGATATAAGAGTTAATGAATGGGCAGATATGATAGAAAAAACCAGCGATAACATGTGGATAGTTAAAACTGATAAAGGTTCATATAAAACTAAGACTATTTTTATTGCAGCAGGTATAGGGAAAATAGTACCTTCAAGGTTAGGAGCTAAAGGAGAGATTGAGTATGAGAATAAAGGGGTTTATTATACCGTAAGGAGAAAGAAAGACTTTGAGGGTAAGAGGATATTAGTAGTAGGTGGTGGAGACTCTGCAGTTGATTGGGCATTAAATTTAGCCCCAGTAGCTAAATCCGTTACATTAATACACAGAAGAGATCAATTTAGAGCTCATGAGAGAAGTGTAAAGGAGCTTTTTAGGGTTGCTAACGTTTACGTCTGGCATGAACTAAAAGAAATTAAAGGGGATGGTAATAAGGTAACTCAAGCTATAATATTTGATAATAGGACAAAGGAGGAGAAAGTGCTTAATGTAGATAGTGTAATTATAAGTATAGGATACAAAGGTGATCTTGGTAACATTCCTAAATGGGGAGTAAACATGAAGGGAAGGGATATAGTTGTTAACGGTAAGATGGAAACTAACTTACTTGGTGTTTACGCTGGAGGAGACATTGTACAGCTAGAAGGTTCTCCCAAGTTAGCGCTAATAGCTGTGGGTTTTGCCCATGCCGCTATTGCTATAAGTGTAGCGAAGAAATATGTGGAACCTAGTGCCTCCTTATTTGCTGGTCATAGTTCGGAAATGGACAAATTTAAACCTAAGTAA
- a CDS encoding YhbY family RNA-binding protein codes for MYSQEIKDLIKKTRAERADIRIGKYGVTEGMLNEIKRRLNEHKVIKIKIGIKEIDDRKEFAKRVAEMVGAKLIEVRGYTFILAKIDSNRQDKDQGAL; via the coding sequence ATGTACTCTCAAGAAATAAAGGATCTAATAAAGAAAACTAGGGCTGAAAGGGCAGATATAAGAATAGGTAAATATGGTGTAACTGAAGGTATGCTAAATGAAATAAAAAGGAGATTAAATGAACATAAAGTGATAAAGATAAAAATAGGAATTAAGGAAATTGATGATCGAAAAGAATTCGCAAAAAGAGTTGCAGAGATGGTTGGAGCTAAACTTATAGAGGTAAGAGGATATACTTTTATACTAGCCAAAATTGATAGCAATAGACAAGATAAAGATCAAGGGGCATTATAA
- a CDS encoding cation transporter, producing MISVKVLRRLSIIFLFSSIFLIPIFLLEFIVGILFKSYILIADSYHTLIDFLISLLFYFTLVKINTRSRRFPWGLYNLESLVILATSIFIVYLSANLILSMFDSSITFSISPWYSIILFASSIYSLALYFVERRYAEIQIVKNDMVHSFLDSIAEVVSGITLIVQNMVLIDVVTLAILTFTLSDVIREIKDSILSILGASIDSPMKFQLINELRSKNIPIINLYLKRCGSFYAVYAYIGLPKDITLEKAYKIKRKTKRIIKKYDNIACIDVILVPLTEIKKKKILEQVNTLYSR from the coding sequence TTGATTTCAGTTAAAGTCCTAAGAAGACTCTCTATCATTTTTCTTTTTAGTAGCATTTTTCTTATTCCAATATTTCTGCTTGAATTTATCGTTGGAATACTATTTAAATCATATATACTAATAGCAGACTCTTACCATACGCTAATAGATTTTTTAATATCACTTCTTTTTTATTTTACTTTAGTCAAAATAAATACTAGATCTAGAAGATTTCCTTGGGGTCTCTATAATCTTGAAAGTCTTGTAATTTTGGCTACATCTATATTTATAGTCTATTTATCAGCAAATTTAATACTTAGTATGTTTGATAGTTCTATAACTTTTTCAATTTCACCATGGTATTCGATTATATTATTCGCAAGCAGTATTTACTCACTCGCGTTATACTTCGTAGAGAGGCGATATGCTGAGATACAAATAGTAAAAAACGACATGGTTCACTCCTTTTTAGATAGTATAGCTGAAGTAGTCTCTGGCATAACGTTAATCGTACAAAATATGGTTTTAATAGATGTAGTAACGTTAGCAATTCTTACATTTACCTTAAGCGACGTAATTAGAGAGATTAAGGATTCAATCCTATCGATACTTGGTGCTTCAATAGATTCTCCAATGAAGTTTCAGCTAATTAATGAACTTAGGTCAAAGAACATACCTATAATAAACTTGTATTTAAAAAGGTGTGGCTCTTTCTATGCGGTATATGCTTATATAGGTTTACCTAAAGATATAACTCTAGAAAAAGCTTATAAAATTAAGAGAAAAACTAAGAGGATAATCAAGAAATACGATAATATAGCTTGCATTGACGTAATACTCGTACCCTTAACCGAAATTAAGAAAAAGAAAATATTAGAGCAAGTCAATACTCTTTACTCTAGGTAA
- a CDS encoding DUF84 family protein has translation MVTIALGSKNPVKINATKEALDVLKLNWDLIGIEVDSGVDKQPFCDQTYVGARNRALNVIRVTNADIGLGIEGGVCNVYGKFIANAVVYVITKEGLENFAISSSFTLPSSMVSLILQGKELGEASDIIFKTNNSKTKEGAIGLLTNNVINRKMLYVQPIVLALYPIYNTMINNTPF, from the coding sequence ATGGTAACAATTGCTTTGGGTAGTAAAAATCCTGTAAAAATCAATGCTACTAAGGAGGCACTAGATGTTTTAAAGTTGAATTGGGATTTGATAGGAATTGAAGTTGATAGTGGGGTAGATAAACAACCTTTTTGCGATCAGACGTATGTGGGTGCTAGAAATAGGGCACTGAACGTAATAAGGGTTACGAATGCAGATATAGGGTTAGGGATAGAAGGAGGAGTTTGTAACGTCTATGGTAAATTTATAGCAAATGCTGTGGTATATGTTATAACTAAAGAAGGTTTAGAGAATTTTGCAATTTCTTCATCTTTTACCTTACCTAGTTCTATGGTTTCTTTAATACTTCAAGGAAAGGAACTGGGTGAAGCATCAGATATTATTTTTAAAACTAATAATAGTAAGACTAAAGAAGGTGCTATAGGATTATTAACTAACAATGTAATTAATAGAAAAATGCTCTATGTTCAACCTATTGTCCTCGCATTATATCCAATTTATAATACGATGATTAATAATACTCCTTTTTAA
- a CDS encoding metallophosphoesterase family protein, producing MVSLFKRNKHSTNSTTDLRILFSSDLHASYTVVKKFINAGKIYKVNALIIGGDIAGKTLIPIIDLGNNNYNIQDKIVTSSELNSFIERFKSEGIYYAILSKNEYEEASQNKKAQDELFKKAIIATIREWMKIAEERLKDYKIPIFINLGNDDPEYLFEVLKESEIFKVGEGEVFDFNGYEIVSYGYVNPTPWNTFREKKEEEIYNDLSKIVSKITNYSKAIYNFHAPPYNTNLDNAPLLDENLKPIVRGGEIVYTHVGSKSIRRIIEETNPLLGLHGHIHESRGFDKVNNTIVINPGSEYNSGLLHAALVILEGESIKAHQFILG from the coding sequence GTGGTCTCATTATTTAAAAGGAACAAACATTCTACAAATTCTACTACTGATTTGAGAATTCTCTTTAGCTCAGATCTTCACGCATCGTATACAGTCGTCAAGAAGTTTATAAATGCAGGGAAAATTTACAAGGTCAATGCGTTGATAATAGGTGGGGATATAGCTGGCAAAACATTAATACCTATTATTGATCTTGGAAATAATAATTACAATATTCAAGATAAGATTGTAACATCAAGTGAATTGAATAGCTTCATCGAGAGGTTTAAGAGCGAAGGGATCTATTATGCTATATTAAGCAAAAATGAGTATGAAGAAGCGTCTCAAAATAAAAAAGCCCAAGACGAATTATTTAAGAAGGCAATAATTGCGACCATTCGTGAATGGATGAAAATTGCTGAGGAGAGATTGAAGGATTATAAAATACCTATCTTTATAAACCTTGGGAACGATGACCCAGAATATCTCTTTGAAGTATTGAAGGAGAGCGAGATATTTAAAGTTGGTGAGGGTGAGGTGTTTGATTTTAATGGATACGAAATCGTATCATACGGCTACGTTAATCCAACACCTTGGAATACGTTTAGGGAGAAGAAGGAAGAGGAGATCTATAATGACCTAAGTAAGATAGTGTCAAAAATAACTAATTATTCAAAGGCTATTTACAACTTTCATGCTCCTCCTTACAATACCAATTTAGATAATGCTCCTCTTTTAGATGAGAATCTAAAGCCCATAGTTAGAGGAGGTGAGATTGTATATACGCACGTGGGTTCTAAATCAATAAGGAGAATTATTGAGGAGACCAATCCACTATTAGGATTACACGGACATATTCACGAATCAAGAGGCTTTGATAAAGTCAATAACACAATAGTCATAAATCCAGGCAGTGAATATAATAGTGGTCTTCTTCACGCAGCTCTAGTAATACTAGAAGGAGAATCAATTAAGGCTCATCAATTTATCTTAGGTTAA
- a CDS encoding 16S rRNA methyltransferase — translation MLKYSMHLNIVLLEASLELVPKEIVNHPAVIKNAKRRDKKPEETLLDISLHYHAMKSLENSHKRGRPDILHQALLVILNDPVIKGDLFIHTIQSKIIKVNPNMRPPKNYLRFMGLMEQLLKYGRIPINGDESLMEVTNLTLEEIAARYNLILLSEKGEKINPEELCKLDEKWILGIGTFPHGDFSEKILSLAKKIYSISEFQLETQQVLCRIFSACNSILGWP, via the coding sequence ATGTTAAAATATTCTATGCATTTAAATATTGTCTTACTGGAAGCTAGTCTAGAACTAGTTCCAAAAGAAATAGTTAACCATCCAGCTGTTATTAAGAACGCTAAAAGAAGGGATAAAAAACCTGAAGAGACTTTACTAGACATTTCCTTACACTATCATGCAATGAAAAGTTTAGAAAACAGCCATAAAAGAGGCAGACCTGATATTTTACACCAAGCCTTACTTGTAATTCTAAACGATCCAGTAATTAAAGGTGACCTATTTATACATACCATACAATCTAAGATAATTAAGGTAAATCCCAATATGAGGCCACCTAAAAATTATTTGAGATTTATGGGTTTAATGGAGCAACTATTGAAATATGGAAGAATCCCTATTAATGGCGATGAGAGTCTAATGGAAGTTACAAATCTTACACTAGAGGAAATTGCAGCTAGATATAATTTAATATTACTATCAGAAAAGGGGGAAAAAATAAATCCAGAAGAACTCTGTAAGTTAGATGAAAAATGGATTTTAGGAATAGGAACTTTTCCTCATGGAGACTTTTCTGAAAAAATTTTGAGTTTAGCTAAGAAAATTTATTCTATAAGCGAATTTCAGCTAGAAACACAACAAGTTTTGTGCCGAATCTTCTCTGCTTGTAACTCTATTTTAGGTTGGCCTTAG
- a CDS encoding NAD(P)/FAD-dependent oxidoreductase, giving the protein MPKLIIVGSGITGLITALKYSGDVIILEKNTIVANNSKASLWSIIPPLCSNHREDCEKGMRFYEEICEKYGIYCKKTHILRVSSKKIGGKIVDRKEIRGFEPQLNIEEAEFFENGLFVEGDELFSILETEFNIKSNSEVTDILVKDNEIKSLLTSKGEVKGEFYIFATGYLTPKLFSKLGIEVNLFKGHLIITKKTSLNGILIVNDRIAVEGKNLYLNGDSKQNSSMTIDYDEISKTINEIGRVLKIDTTNLEIRVGFRSVSKDREPIVKKIYSNAILITGYRFGFALAPVLAEKAIQMIKYGH; this is encoded by the coding sequence ATGCCAAAACTTATAATTGTAGGTAGTGGGATAACGGGGTTAATTACTGCACTGAAATATAGTGGAGATGTGATAATTTTAGAAAAGAATACAATTGTTGCAAATAATTCAAAAGCTAGTTTGTGGTCAATCATTCCACCTTTATGTAGCAACCATAGAGAAGATTGTGAAAAAGGTATGAGATTCTATGAAGAGATTTGCGAAAAATATGGTATCTATTGTAAAAAGACTCACATTCTTAGAGTTTCCAGTAAAAAAATAGGTGGTAAGATTGTTGATAGAAAGGAAATAAGAGGTTTTGAACCTCAACTGAATATTGAAGAAGCAGAATTTTTTGAAAATGGTCTATTCGTAGAAGGTGACGAGCTCTTCAGCATTCTTGAAACAGAATTTAACATTAAATCGAACTCAGAGGTTACGGATATATTAGTTAAAGATAATGAAATAAAATCTCTCTTAACATCAAAGGGTGAGGTAAAGGGAGAGTTCTATATTTTTGCTACTGGCTACCTAACTCCTAAATTATTCTCGAAATTAGGAATAGAGGTAAATCTGTTTAAAGGACATTTAATTATTACTAAAAAAACTAGTTTAAATGGGATATTAATTGTGAATGATAGAATTGCAGTGGAGGGAAAGAACTTATACCTTAATGGCGACTCAAAGCAAAATTCCTCCATGACAATAGATTATGATGAAATATCTAAGACCATAAATGAAATAGGTAGGGTGCTAAAGATAGACACTACAAATTTAGAGATCAGAGTAGGATTTAGAAGCGTAAGTAAAGATAGGGAACCAATTGTAAAGAAGATCTACTCAAATGCAATACTAATAACTGGTTATAGGTTCGGCTTTGCATTAGCTCCGGTACTTGCTGAGAAAGCCATACAGATGATCAAATATGGACATTAA